The Deinococcus ruber region GGCGTGCAGCGCGTCCCAGCCCAGGCCCAGGCGGTCAAGTGTGCCAGGGCGGAAATTCTCGACCAGCACGTCACTTTTCCCGACGATGGCCCGCGCCGCCGCCATGCCCGCTTCGGTCTTCAGGTCGAGCACCACGCTGCGCTTGCCCCGGTTGACGCTCAGAAAATAGCTGGACTCGCGCTCCCCCTCCGACATCTGAAAGGGCGGCCCCCACGCACGGGTATCGTCGCCGCCGGGCGGCTCGATCTTGATGACTTCCGCGCCCAGATCGGCAAGCAGCATGGTGCAAAAAGGCCCGGTGAGCACGCGGGTAAAATCGGCGACCCGCACGCCGGAAAGAGGCAGATTGTCGGACATGTACGGGCAGTGTAGAGGGGCCAGAGATTCGGGGGATTAGGAGCCGGGGCAGGAACGGCAGAAGCCATATTTTTCCGCAGGCCACCTGTTCCCTTCAGATTCCGTACACCCGCCGCGCATTCTCGTCGGTGATGCGCTCCAGTTCTGCCGCGTCCATGCCGCGCAGGGCTGCCACGAATTCCAGCGTGTAGCGCACGTAGCCGGGGCGGTTGGGTTTGCCTCGCCGGGGCACCGGGGCCAGAAACGGCGCGTCGGTTTCCAGCAGCAGGCGGTTTAGCGGCACTTCCCGCGCCGCCGCCTGAATCTCCTGGGCGTTTTTGTAGGTGGTGTTGCCTGCGAAGCCGAAGTAATCGCCGCGCTCCAGTCCGGCTTCCAGCAGCAGGCGGTGGCCCGAGAAACAGTGCAGGATGGCCGTCACGTCCGCGTGCGCCTTCAGCGTTTCGATCACGCCCAGATGCGCCGATTCCTGCCCCTGGCGGTCACGGGTATGAATCACCAGCGGTTTGCCCACGCGCCGCGCCAGATCGCATTGCCACTCGAAGGCCGCCTGCTGCGCCGCCCGTGCGTCCTGCGCCCAGTAGTCGTCCAGCCCGCTTTCCCCGATGCCCACCACACGCGGATGCAGCGCCAGGCGTTCCAGTTCGGCCCGCGCTGCCGGGGTGTCGTGTTCGGCGGCGTCGGTGGGGTGAATGCCCACAGTGGCCCAGACCTGTGCAAACTGCTCGGCCAGGGCCACGGCGCTGCGGGCGTGTTCCGGGCTGGCCCCGATGCAGACCGCGCCGCTCAGATTCAGTTCACTCAGGGCGCTGCCTGGGTCTTCGAGGTAGTCGAGATGGCAATGCGTATCGATCATGCCTCCAGCATACGGAGCAGGTCTCACGGCGCTGCTCTACACTGCTGCCGTGTTCCGTTTCAGTGCGCTCGTCCTTGCCCTGCTGCTGGTGTTCGGCGTGGTGTTTTCGCTGCTTCCCTCGGGGCCGGACGTGGCCCGCTCCGGCGTGACCCTGAAGAACGTCCAGCTCAGCCTATACCCCGAACAGGACCCCGGTGCGGTCTGGCGTTTCCGGGCCGCCACCATCAGCGTCGATCCGCTGAAGAGCGAGAATACCCTCGACGGTCTGGGGCGCGGCGAACGCTGGCTGAGAAGGGCAGACGGCAGCGAGACGCTGGATATGACGCTGCGGGCCGACAAACTGGTGATCGACGGCGACAGCAACCTCAGCACGCAGCAGGCGCAGATGTACATCCTTCAGGACTGCACCACCCTGACCATGCGCTCGGTGGGCAGTACACCCATTCTGATCAATCAGCGCTCGGGCTACAGTGCGCCGTATGTGGGCATTTCCTCGCCCAGCATTCACTTCGAATACGACAACTTCAGCAGTCCCTTCGACCTGAGCAACGTGCGCGGCGATCAGCGGGCCGGGGGAACCTTGCAGCCCGATCCCTCGACCACGTGCCGAAATGGCCGCATCGTGCCCAAAGCGTCTGCTGCCAGTGCGCCCTGACACACGCTGTCCCCCTGCCGCCCGTCAGAATGCTCACGCCGCTGTCAGAGTCGTGGGCCAGTATTCATTTATGAGTCGTCCAGCCACTTCCCGCTTCGTTTCTTCCCGCCCTGCCCGCCGCGCCGCTCTGGTGCTGGCCCTGACGGGCATCACGCTGGCTACCGCTGCCGCCAACACCAACCGCATCCTGCGTTTCGAGACGGGCGCACAGTTGCAGGGCGACCTGCGAAACGGCCCCTACAACTACAGCGGCAAGGGCGGCGCAGCCATCCGGGCCAGCGTCGGCACCATCAGCATCAGTGCGCCGCAGGCGGTGTTCCGTGCCCCCAGCGGCACCCCGATTGCCAATGCCGAGGGCAGGCGCAGCGCCGACTTTTCCGGCAACGTCACGGTGGTGCGTGGTCGCCTGACCGCCAAGGGCGCGGCCCTGAACTACAGCGAGGCCAGCGGTCAGGGTGTGTTGACCGGTACGCCCAGCGCAGTGTTTCTGCCCGAAAAGACCGGCGACGATCCGGTAAATATCAGTGCGACCCAGATGAGTCTGGATGTCGATACCAACATGAGCACCAGCACCGGCAGCGTTCGCCTGATCAACGGTAAGCAGACGGGCCGCGCCGATACGGTGGTGTTCGACGAGGGCCGCGAACTGGGTGTGCTGACGGGCAACATGTCACTCAGCCGCTCCGCGACTGCCAAGGCCAAGGAACTGAATATCGTGGGCACCGAGGCCCGCGTGCTGACCAAAGGCAAACTGCTGTACGTGAGCGGCAAGGTGAAGCTGACGCAGGGCACCATCACCACCACGGGCGACGCGGTGTACTACGACGACACCAAGAACGTGGCATACGTGGTGGGGCACGCGGTCAGTGTGGACAGCAAGGCCGGAACCACCGTCACGGCCCGCCCGAACGCCGCGCTGGAGCAGCGCACCGACCTTGGCCGCGTGCGGGCCATCGACGCGGGCTACGCCATTCCGGTGGCCCAGTTCAAGCTGACGGGCGAGAAATAAGACAGAGCCGAAGAGTGGAGCGCTAGAGTCTGGACACCATGAAAAGGATGCACGGGCGAACACGGGGCAGGCGCGTCGGGCTGGCGTCGGTAGCGCTGCTGCTGGGGCTGGCACTGGCCCAGTCGGACGGGACGCCGCCCGCTGTCCAGCCTCCGCCCCCGGTCGTCAGCCCGACGCCGCCGACTTCCCCTGCCCCCGCGCCTGCGTCTCCCACCGCGCCGCCTGCTCCATCTACCCCAGACACCAGCGCTGACACCGGCGAAGGGTCTTCCGTCAGTCTGACGCGCACCACCAAAGACGGCGGCAAACGGCTGATCCGGGTAGTTCGTACCGGCACTTCCGACGAAACCGGGATTTTCGTGGCGTGTCAGCCGCTCGACGACGATCCGCCCGGCACGCCGACAGTCTCGGTCTTCAGCGAGTCGGGGGCGGGCGGCGTGCGGGTCAGTATCGACAAGAACGTGATCGTCGCGCCGCTGGCAGTGGTGACGCAGAAGGAGGGCGGCGACGGGCATATCGAGGTGAGTGCCGGAAGCGCCCGCTTTCTCGACGACGTGCCCAAGGACGCGGCAGGCAACCCCAAAACCGACCAGCTCAGCCGCTGTGAAGTCGAGGCCAGTCCGCAGGCCACCCCCGACACGGTGAACGTGACGCAGGGCAAGACCCGTCTGAAGGGCAGCAAGCTCACCTACGACGATTCGGACGGGGTGGCGTATATCGACGGTCCGATCACCTTCAGCCGCCAGAATCAGGACAGCACCCTGACCGGCAGCAGCGCCAAGATCGAGGTGAACGTGGACGACCAGACCACCACCCTGGTCGGCAGCGTCACCCTGAAGGACGGCGACCGCACCAGCAGCGCCGAGCGCGTGGAGTACGACGATGCCGGGAACGTCGCCATTCTGCGCGGCACGCCCCAGAATCCGGCCACCTCGGTCACGGCAGATCAGCGCGTGACGGCCAGCGTGATTCGCTACAACCTCGATACCGGCTCGGTGGTGGCCCTCGGCCCCATCGGCGGGGAATTTCAGGACGGCACAGACACCACATCACCTGCCACCACACAACCTGCCAGCACGCCTCCAGTCACCACGCCAGCGGCTCCCGGCACGCCACCCCCAGCACCCTAGCTTTTCCCATCAACCGTGGCGCAGCTCACCGTCTATACTTCCAGCCATGACGGCCCAGCCGCAGCCTTCCGCTCCTCGTCCGCCCTCTCGGCTCTCGCGTTGGCTGCTCGGCGGTGGCGACGCCGGGCACGCGCCCCGGCGCTATGCGTGGTGGCAGGTGATGTGCCTGACGGGCGTGGACTATTTTTCCACGCTGGGGTATCAGCCGGGCATCGCGGCGCTGGCGGCGGGGGCGGTGTCGCCGCTGGCAACGCTGGTGCTGGTGGCCCTGACGCTCTTCGGGGCGCTGCCGGTGTATGCGCGGGTGGCACAGGTCAGCCCGCACGGCGAGGGCAGCATCAGCATGCTGGAGCGGCTGCTCGGCTACTGGCCCGGCAAGCTGCTGGTGCTGGTGCTGCTGGGCTTCATGGCGACCGATTTCATCATCACCATCACGCTCTCGGCTGCCGACGCCGCCGCCCACCTGATCGAAAATCCGTATTTCAGAAGCACGCTGGCGGGCCAGCAGATACCGGTTACGCTGGCGCTGGTGCTGCTGCTGGGCGCGGTCTTTCTGCGGGGCTTCCGCGAGGCCATCGGCATCTCGGTGTTTCTGGTCGCGGTGTATCTGGGCCTGAACGCCGTCATCATGGGGCGCTCGCTGCTGGATGTGGCGTCGGCCCCGGTCTATTGGCAGAACTGGCGGGCCGCGCTGTTTTCGGGCCACGCCTCGCCGCTGGCACTGGTCGGCGTGTCGCTGCTGGTGTTTCCAAAACTGGCGCTGGGGCTGTCGGGCTTCGAGACAGGCGTGGCGGTCATGCCGCAGGTGCGCGGCAGCCTGGGTGATCTGGCGAGCCATCCGGAGGGCCGTATCCGCCACACCCGCCGCCTGCTGATGACGGCGGCCCTGATCATGAGCGTGTTTCTGGTGGTCAGCAGCTTCGTCACCACCCTGCTGATCGCGCCGCCCGCCTTCTGGCCCGAAACCACCACCACTACCACCGTCTCGGCCCGCGATCTGGCAGCAGGAACGGCCCGCGTGCAGGTCGGGCTGGACGACAGCAGCGGCCCGAAACGCACCGCTACCCTGACGCTGCCTGCCGGGGCGAAAGGCCGCTTTCAGATGCCGACCTCGGTGTTGCCCGGCGACGCACGGGGCCGCCTGCTGATGACCGTGACGGTGCAGCCACCCTCGGCAGCCGTGTTGCCGCCGCTGCCGCCGGACAGGGTGAGTGTGACAGTGTTCAAGCCCCAGGGGGCCGCCAATGGCCGGGCACTTGCTTATTTGGCACATCGGCGCTTCGGCAATACCTTCGGCACCATCTACGACTTTTCCACCATCTTCATCCTGTGGTTCGCGGGGGCTTCGGCGATGGCGGGGCTGGTCAATATCGTGCCGCGTTTCCTGCCGCGCTACGGCATGGCCCCCGAGTGGACGAGCGCGGGCCGCCCGCTGGTTCTGATCTACACCCTGGCCGCCGTCGTCGTGACGCTGGTCTTCCGGGCCAACGTAGACGCTCAGGGTGGAGCCTACGCCACGGGCGTGCTTGTCCTGATGACCTCGGCGTCGGTGGCGGTGGCGCTGCTGGCCCGCGAGCGCCGCGAACGGGTGTTTCCGATCTTCGTCGTTATTGCGCTGGTGTTCATCTACACCACCATCGCCAACATGATCGAGCGCCCCGAGGGTCTGGTCATCGGCAGCATCTTCATCCTGCTGATTCTGAGCGTGAGTCTGGCGTCGCGGATTCTGCGGAGCTTCGAGTTGCGGGTCAGCAGCGTCACGCTGTCCGAATCGGCTCTGTCGGTGCTGCAAAACGTCCCCGACAGGCCGCTGCGCTTCGTGGCGCATCATCCGGGCAAATCGACCGAAGACGAATACCACATCAAGGAAATGCGTGCCCGTCAGCTGGCGCACCTTCCCGGCAACGACCCGTTCCTGTTTCTGGAAGTGGAAGTGGAAGACGCCTCGGACTTCAGCGACGCGGTGGAAGTGGACGGACTGAGCGTGGGGCCATACCGCATTTTGCGGGCGCGTGGATCGAGCGTGCCCAACACCATCGCCGCGCTGCTGCTGCATCTGCGCTCTCAGGGCGTACCGCCGCCGCAGATCTATTTTCAGTGGAGCAACGCCTCTCCGCTGCCTGCCGCCCTGCGCTTCCTGGTGGCTGGAGAAGGCGACGTTCCGCCCCTGACGCACGAAATTCTGCGCCGCAGCGAACCCGACAAACGGCAACGTCCGGTGGTGCATGTCGGTGGGTGAGCATCTGAAAGACGGGCACCTGAAGTACGTGGAACTCGAACCGCTGTCACGGCAGGCAGCGGAAGAAGCTCTGCATCTCGCAGACGAGGCGGGAACGGTGAGGCTGCTTCTGCGGCTTGCCAACACCGAGGGCGACTGGGAGTGGACGCAGAATCTCTGCCTCGCGTACACCGCTTCTCCGCTTCCCGAGATTCGCCGCGCTGCCGTGCAGGCACTGGGCGATGTGGCCCGAGTCCACGGTCAGCTCGACGTGGTGAAGGTCAAAGCGGCGCTTCAGTCGCTGTGGCAGCACCCAGAGTTGCGGGGAACCATTGAAGACGCCCTCGGAGACATAGCGGTTTATCTTCCCGAAC contains the following coding sequences:
- a CDS encoding LptA/OstA family protein is translated as MSRPATSRFVSSRPARRAALVLALTGITLATAAANTNRILRFETGAQLQGDLRNGPYNYSGKGGAAIRASVGTISISAPQAVFRAPSGTPIANAEGRRSADFSGNVTVVRGRLTAKGAALNYSEASGQGVLTGTPSAVFLPEKTGDDPVNISATQMSLDVDTNMSTSTGSVRLINGKQTGRADTVVFDEGRELGVLTGNMSLSRSATAKAKELNIVGTEARVLTKGKLLYVSGKVKLTQGTITTTGDAVYYDDTKNVAYVVGHAVSVDSKAGTTVTARPNAALEQRTDLGRVRAIDAGYAIPVAQFKLTGEK
- a CDS encoding TatD family hydrolase yields the protein MIDTHCHLDYLEDPGSALSELNLSGAVCIGASPEHARSAVALAEQFAQVWATVGIHPTDAAEHDTPAARAELERLALHPRVVGIGESGLDDYWAQDARAAQQAAFEWQCDLARRVGKPLVIHTRDRQGQESAHLGVIETLKAHADVTAILHCFSGHRLLLEAGLERGDYFGFAGNTTYKNAQEIQAAAREVPLNRLLLETDAPFLAPVPRRGKPNRPGYVRYTLEFVAALRGMDAAELERITDENARRVYGI
- a CDS encoding LptA/OstA family protein; its protein translation is MKRMHGRTRGRRVGLASVALLLGLALAQSDGTPPAVQPPPPVVSPTPPTSPAPAPASPTAPPAPSTPDTSADTGEGSSVSLTRTTKDGGKRLIRVVRTGTSDETGIFVACQPLDDDPPGTPTVSVFSESGAGGVRVSIDKNVIVAPLAVVTQKEGGDGHIEVSAGSARFLDDVPKDAAGNPKTDQLSRCEVEASPQATPDTVNVTQGKTRLKGSKLTYDDSDGVAYIDGPITFSRQNQDSTLTGSSAKIEVNVDDQTTTLVGSVTLKDGDRTSSAERVEYDDAGNVAILRGTPQNPATSVTADQRVTASVIRYNLDTGSVVALGPIGGEFQDGTDTTSPATTQPASTPPVTTPAAPGTPPPAP
- a CDS encoding APC family permease translates to MTAQPQPSAPRPPSRLSRWLLGGGDAGHAPRRYAWWQVMCLTGVDYFSTLGYQPGIAALAAGAVSPLATLVLVALTLFGALPVYARVAQVSPHGEGSISMLERLLGYWPGKLLVLVLLGFMATDFIITITLSAADAAAHLIENPYFRSTLAGQQIPVTLALVLLLGAVFLRGFREAIGISVFLVAVYLGLNAVIMGRSLLDVASAPVYWQNWRAALFSGHASPLALVGVSLLVFPKLALGLSGFETGVAVMPQVRGSLGDLASHPEGRIRHTRRLLMTAALIMSVFLVVSSFVTTLLIAPPAFWPETTTTTTVSARDLAAGTARVQVGLDDSSGPKRTATLTLPAGAKGRFQMPTSVLPGDARGRLLMTVTVQPPSAAVLPPLPPDRVSVTVFKPQGAANGRALAYLAHRRFGNTFGTIYDFSTIFILWFAGASAMAGLVNIVPRFLPRYGMAPEWTSAGRPLVLIYTLAAVVVTLVFRANVDAQGGAYATGVLVLMTSASVAVALLARERRERVFPIFVVIALVFIYTTIANMIERPEGLVIGSIFILLILSVSLASRILRSFELRVSSVTLSESALSVLQNVPDRPLRFVAHHPGKSTEDEYHIKEMRARQLAHLPGNDPFLFLEVEVEDASDFSDAVEVDGLSVGPYRILRARGSSVPNTIAALLLHLRSQGVPPPQIYFQWSNASPLPAALRFLVAGEGDVPPLTHEILRRSEPDKRQRPVVHVGG